One stretch of Candidatus Woesearchaeota archaeon DNA includes these proteins:
- a CDS encoding coenzyme F420-0:L-glutamate ligase, whose translation MHITDNVGVVAFGVKTGIITFDDNILDVVKRTIEKNPDMIKDTDILCVTEAVVAITQQNVVKLEDVSLEIRQKLNLKKDSTIGIVHPILSRNRFSMILKAIAKAVPKGKVIIQLKFIDDEQGNPITTKNTLKKLNKTYDDIITTKELGNNRLYHPETGMDYIDFYEKIVREEGCDVEIYLANSTNYIVNKNPDGILVSNVHVRNEFVEAIKSKGYTNVITLRDICSDPKQKVYSEWGLLGSNILDPVTEQLKLCPHSADLICEEIKMMVKEKFGKNIEVIINGDGAYKDPESGIYELADPVSAFGCTSNIKNRNRLGVKTKYLMQKLYNEGKTREEIESIIEDEKRMFVEKQNKNGFAAQGTTPRKIENLVASLADLVTGSGDANTPLVIVRGFL comes from the coding sequence ATGCACATAACAGATAATGTAGGTGTAGTAGCGTTCGGTGTGAAAACAGGAATAATAACTTTTGACGATAATATTCTAGATGTTGTGAAAAGAACTATTGAAAAAAATCCTGATATGATTAAAGATACAGATATTTTATGTGTGACTGAAGCAGTAGTCGCAATTACGCAACAAAACGTTGTAAAACTTGAAGATGTATCTTTAGAGATAAGACAAAAATTAAATTTAAAAAAAGATTCGACTATAGGCATAGTTCATCCTATTCTTTCAAGAAATAGATTTTCAATGATATTAAAAGCAATAGCAAAAGCAGTACCAAAAGGAAAAGTAATAATACAACTAAAATTTATTGATGATGAACAAGGAAATCCAATCACAACAAAAAACACACTAAAAAAGTTAAATAAGACTTATGATGATATTATAACGACGAAAGAGCTAGGTAATAATAGATTATACCATCCTGAGACTGGAATGGATTATATTGATTTTTATGAAAAAATCGTTAGAGAAGAAGGATGTGATGTTGAAATATATCTTGCAAATTCCACTAATTATATAGTTAATAAAAATCCTGACGGAATATTAGTTAGTAATGTTCATGTTCGAAATGAATTTGTTGAAGCTATAAAAAGCAAAGGCTACACTAATGTTATTACACTAAGAGATATTTGTTCAGATCCTAAACAAAAAGTATATTCTGAATGGGGACTTCTCGGTTCGAACATTTTAGATCCTGTAACTGAACAATTAAAATTATGCCCACATAGCGCGGATTTAATATGTGAAGAAATAAAAATGATGGTTAAAGAAAAATTCGGAAAAAACATAGAAGTTATAATAAATGGGGATGGCGCGTATAAAGATCCAGAATCAGGAATATATGAGCTCGCAGACCCAGTGTCCGCTTTTGGATGCACATCTAATATAAAAAATAGAAACAGACTCGGCGTAAAAACAAAATATCTCATGCAAAAATTATACAATGAAGGAAAAACAAGAGAAGAAATTGAAAGCATTATCGAAGATGAAAAAAGGATGTTTGTTGAAAAACAAAATAAGAACGGATTCGCAGCACAAGGCACGACACCAAGAAAAATAGAAAACTTAGTTGCATCACTCGCCGATTTAGTTACAGGAAGTGGAGATGCAAATACACCACTTGTGATTGTTCGAGGATTCTTATAA
- a CDS encoding radical SAM protein, whose protein sequence is MKKLLFVYPPFCTPASPPYSITNLYSLFKDCVDVSVLDLNVEFHNTFFLDYKDYFKKKEWVDYNDVSKKCREDFADCYFRNHELILANKDPQGFEELLGLILEKKPDFVAFSIVYSSQVFYAFALIKKLKELNIKTVVGGPAVSDKLKETSDLFFNNEEDLANYLNVNIKKSFLDFSIFDLDKYFVPETVLPLKTSSTCYYKGCAFCSHYSNDKYVEYDLLFLDKTLSNNSAKNYFLIDDMIHSKRLLDLAKLFKKHGVNWACQLKPTKDFSKEILQELKSSGLKFVMWGVESGSNKVLKAMNKFLTKEESSLILKNSKESGVINSVFIMFGFPTETKQDFLETIDFLKENKDYVDLVSTSVFGLQRGTLVYKNPERFSITKIFEEKRTLLGSKISYEVSEGLSTVEAMRLRKSHLKFIESVNKLPRKLSFFREHMFFY, encoded by the coding sequence ATGAAGAAATTATTGTTTGTTTATCCTCCGTTTTGTACTCCGGCGAGTCCGCCTTATTCTATTACTAATCTTTATTCTTTGTTTAAAGATTGTGTTGATGTGTCTGTTCTTGATTTAAACGTTGAGTTTCATAACACTTTTTTTCTTGATTACAAAGATTATTTTAAAAAAAAGGAGTGGGTTGATTATAATGATGTGTCTAAGAAGTGTAGGGAGGATTTTGCTGATTGTTATTTTAGGAATCATGAATTAATTCTTGCTAATAAGGATCCTCAAGGTTTTGAAGAATTACTAGGTTTAATACTTGAGAAGAAACCTGATTTTGTCGCGTTTAGTATTGTTTATTCCAGTCAAGTTTTTTATGCTTTTGCTTTGATAAAGAAGTTGAAAGAGCTTAATATTAAGACTGTTGTTGGTGGCCCCGCGGTTAGTGATAAATTGAAGGAAACGTCTGATTTGTTTTTTAATAACGAAGAGGATTTGGCTAATTATTTGAATGTTAATATCAAAAAGTCTTTTTTGGATTTTTCTATTTTTGATTTGGATAAGTACTTTGTTCCTGAGACTGTACTTCCTTTAAAGACGAGTTCTACTTGTTATTATAAGGGGTGCGCGTTTTGTTCTCATTATTCTAATGATAAGTACGTTGAGTATGATTTGTTGTTTTTGGATAAAACGTTAAGTAATAATTCTGCTAAGAATTATTTTTTGATTGATGATATGATTCATTCTAAGCGTTTATTGGATTTGGCGAAGCTGTTTAAGAAACACGGTGTTAATTGGGCTTGTCAATTAAAACCCACTAAGGATTTTTCAAAAGAAATACTTCAAGAGTTGAAGAGTTCTGGTTTGAAATTCGTTATGTGGGGTGTTGAGTCTGGTAGTAACAAGGTTTTGAAAGCGATGAATAAATTTTTAACTAAAGAGGAATCTTCCTTGATTCTTAAGAATTCTAAAGAATCAGGCGTTATTAATAGTGTTTTTATCATGTTTGGTTTTCCTACTGAAACCAAGCAGGATTTTCTTGAAACCATTGATTTTTTGAAAGAAAATAAGGATTATGTTGACTTAGTTTCTACTTCTGTTTTTGGTCTTCAACGTGGAACCTTAGTTTATAAGAATCCTGAACGATTTAGCATAACTAAGATATTTGAGGAAAAAAGAACTTTGCTTGGTTCAAAAATATCTTATGAGGTTTCTGAGGGTTTATCTACTGTTGAAGCTATGAGGCTTAGAAAGTCTCATCTTAAGTTTATTGAGTCTGTTAATAAGCTTCCTAGGAAGTTGAGTTTTTTTAGGGAGCACATGTTTTTTTATTAG
- a CDS encoding NUDIX domain-containing protein, with amino-acid sequence MSDVPRVGVAVILIKDDLVLVGKRLNSHGSGCWGFPGGHLEFNESIHDCAVREVFEETGLEVKNVRDFVFTNDFFVDVRKHFVTLFVLADYVSGTPKVLEPDKCEEWCWFSWDDLPKPLFLPIENLLKKNVNPFN; translated from the coding sequence ATGAGTGATGTTCCCAGGGTGGGTGTTGCAGTTATTCTTATTAAGGATGATTTGGTTCTTGTTGGTAAGCGTTTGAATTCTCATGGTTCTGGTTGTTGGGGTTTTCCTGGTGGTCACTTGGAGTTTAATGAATCAATTCATGACTGTGCTGTTAGGGAGGTTTTTGAGGAGACTGGTTTGGAAGTTAAGAATGTTAGGGATTTTGTTTTTACTAATGATTTTTTTGTTGATGTCAGAAAACATTTTGTTACTCTTTTTGTTCTTGCTGATTATGTTTCTGGCACTCCTAAGGTTTTGGAGCCTGATAAGTGCGAGGAGTGGTGTTGGTTTTCTTGGGATGATTTGCCTAAGCCTCTTTTTTTACCTATTGAGAATCTTTTAAAGAAAAATGTTAATCCTTTTAATTAA
- a CDS encoding translation initiation factor IF-6, translating to MHVLTTNFKGIHNIGLYGFANDKFALLGKEIPDDVSEEIGKVLKVPVHKISIAGTSLIGVFVAGNNNRIIVPSIIFDEEKNALKEAGIDFEVFETKLTCLGNNMIVGENKAIVSKEFSEAEEKRIAKALEVETLREKLGGIFSIGSLVVLNLAKKKSLMSNDFDREDQKLIEKTFDVVATPGSVNMGSPYVRAGIICNGNGFIVGSNSGGPEITNADEALGFLE from the coding sequence ATGCATGTATTAACAACTAATTTTAAAGGAATACACAACATAGGTCTTTATGGTTTTGCTAATGACAAATTCGCGTTACTTGGTAAAGAAATTCCTGATGATGTGTCTGAAGAAATAGGCAAAGTCTTAAAAGTGCCTGTTCATAAAATTTCTATTGCGGGAACTTCTTTGATAGGTGTTTTTGTTGCGGGAAACAATAACAGAATAATTGTGCCTAGTATAATTTTTGATGAAGAAAAAAATGCTTTGAAAGAAGCAGGTATTGATTTTGAAGTTTTTGAAACTAAATTGACTTGTCTTGGTAATAACATGATAGTTGGTGAAAATAAAGCTATTGTTAGTAAAGAATTCAGTGAAGCTGAAGAAAAAAGAATTGCTAAAGCTTTAGAAGTAGAAACTCTAAGAGAAAAGCTTGGTGGTATTTTTTCTATTGGTAGCTTAGTTGTTCTTAATTTGGCTAAGAAAAAATCTTTGATGAGTAATGATTTTGATAGGGAAGATCAGAAATTAATCGAGAAAACTTTTGACGTGGTGGCTACGCCTGGCTCTGTTAACATGGGTAGTCCTTATGTTAGGGCGGGCATTATTTGTAATGGTAATGGTTTCATTGTTGGTTCTAATTCGGGAGGTCCTGAGATTACTAACGCGGATGAAGCCCTTGGTTTTTTGGAGTAA
- a CDS encoding PD-(D/E)XK nuclease family protein, with protein sequence MVTYSHSRLSTYEQCTLRYKYAYIDKIKTEVSTTVEAFMGDMVHQSLEKLYKDLKFEKLNSLQDLLDFFDDLWVSNWSDDIIIVKEDYSQENYRELGKRMISDYYNKFVPFNQARTIGLETQNYLDLSDDYKIHVRIDRLASPKEGVYEIHDFKTNSNLKTQEELDQDRQLAIYALGVKSMYPDAKEIILVWHFLAFNKEMRSSRTDLELENLRCETIDLIKKIESETVFVPKPSGLCDYCQFKSICPEWSHLFEEDEIKKEEGSKLVDEYGELKKQEKELQKRIEDVNKKIMAYADKYDFKRVHGDKYSVLIWSKEAMKFPGKDDELRSKFKDALKALNLLEKYSDVSNWDLEKDFEYLNEIEKQVLSHFGNKQRISRLYVSDKK encoded by the coding sequence ATGGTTACGTATTCTCATTCTAGGCTTTCTACTTATGAGCAATGTACTTTGAGGTATAAATATGCTTATATTGATAAAATAAAAACAGAAGTGAGTACTACTGTTGAGGCTTTTATGGGTGATATGGTTCATCAGTCTTTAGAGAAGCTTTACAAAGATTTGAAGTTTGAAAAATTAAATTCTTTGCAGGACTTGTTAGATTTTTTTGATGATCTATGGGTTAGTAATTGGTCTGATGACATAATAATTGTTAAAGAGGATTATTCTCAGGAGAATTATCGTGAGTTGGGTAAGCGCATGATTTCTGATTATTATAATAAGTTTGTTCCTTTTAATCAGGCTAGGACTATTGGTTTGGAAACTCAGAATTATTTGGATTTGAGTGATGATTATAAGATTCATGTTCGTATTGATAGGTTGGCTAGTCCTAAGGAAGGTGTTTATGAGATTCATGATTTTAAGACTAATTCTAATCTTAAGACTCAGGAGGAATTGGATCAGGATAGGCAACTTGCTATTTATGCTTTAGGTGTTAAGAGTATGTATCCTGACGCGAAGGAAATTATTCTTGTTTGGCACTTTTTGGCTTTTAATAAGGAGATGCGTAGTAGTAGGACTGATTTGGAGTTGGAAAATCTTAGGTGTGAAACGATTGATTTGATTAAGAAGATTGAGTCTGAGACTGTTTTTGTTCCTAAACCTTCTGGTTTGTGTGATTATTGTCAGTTTAAAAGTATTTGTCCTGAGTGGAGTCACTTGTTTGAGGAAGATGAAATTAAGAAAGAAGAAGGTTCTAAGTTAGTTGATGAGTATGGAGAATTAAAAAAGCAGGAGAAGGAGTTACAAAAAAGAATTGAGGATGTGAATAAAAAAATTATGGCTTATGCTGATAAGTATGATTTTAAAAGAGTTCACGGTGATAAGTATTCGGTTCTTATTTGGTCTAAGGAAGCGATGAAGTTCCCGGGTAAGGATGATGAGCTTCGTTCTAAGTTTAAGGATGCTTTGAAGGCTCTTAATTTGTTGGAGAAGTATTCTGATGTTAGTAATTGGGATTTGGAAAAAGATTTTGAGTATTTGAATGAGATTGAGAAGCAAGTTCTTTCTCATTTTGGTAATAAGCAAAGAATTTCTAGGTTGTATGTTTCTGATAAGAAATAA
- the ftsY gene encoding signal recognition particle-docking protein FtsY — MFGFLKRKLGDVVKKFSKEVEDESEVIEVVDELKSDEVVAQDSKDVKKKGVVKDSSNVKSKKKVSKPIVEKDVVKEKVEEDVVEEVSESADSIDESVQEKSVEEIKSDDVVEKEVVDVESSKKGFFSKFKETFTKIKLSDEKFEELFWDLEVALLENNVALEVIQKIKDDLKNDLTQDKISRKNVQDTILDSLRNSIKEVLSVEKIDFLKKVNSKKPFVIAVIGVNGSGKTTTIAKLCYYLKKNNKSLVLAAADTFRAAAIQQIEHHAQNLDVKLIKHDYNSDPSAVAFDAIRHAEAKNLDVVVIDTAGRLHSNDNLMNELKKLVRVNKPDLKLFVGESITGNDCVEQARKYDEIIGIDAIVLSKADIDEKGGAALSISYVTKKPVLFIGTGQNYEDLEIYDEQKILSNLGI, encoded by the coding sequence TTGTTTGGTTTTTTAAAGCGTAAACTTGGTGACGTTGTTAAAAAATTTTCTAAGGAAGTAGAAGATGAATCTGAAGTAATTGAAGTAGTTGATGAACTTAAAAGTGATGAAGTTGTTGCTCAGGATTCTAAGGATGTTAAGAAAAAAGGTGTTGTTAAGGATTCTTCTAATGTTAAATCAAAGAAAAAAGTTTCTAAGCCAATAGTTGAGAAAGATGTTGTTAAAGAAAAGGTTGAAGAAGATGTCGTTGAAGAAGTAAGTGAATCAGCTGATTCAATTGATGAATCAGTCCAAGAAAAAAGTGTTGAAGAAATTAAAAGTGATGATGTTGTTGAAAAAGAAGTTGTTGATGTTGAATCTTCTAAGAAAGGTTTTTTTTCTAAGTTCAAAGAGACTTTTACTAAGATTAAGTTGTCTGATGAAAAATTTGAGGAATTATTTTGGGATTTAGAAGTTGCTCTTTTAGAGAATAATGTCGCGTTAGAAGTTATTCAGAAAATCAAGGATGATTTGAAGAATGATTTGACTCAGGATAAGATTTCTAGGAAGAATGTTCAAGATACTATTCTTGATTCGCTTAGGAATTCCATAAAAGAAGTTTTGTCTGTTGAAAAAATTGATTTTTTGAAAAAAGTAAATAGTAAGAAGCCTTTTGTTATAGCGGTCATTGGTGTTAATGGTTCGGGTAAGACTACTACTATTGCTAAGCTTTGTTATTATTTGAAAAAGAATAATAAGTCTTTAGTGCTCGCGGCTGCTGATACTTTTAGGGCTGCTGCTATTCAGCAAATTGAGCATCATGCTCAGAATCTTGATGTTAAATTAATTAAGCATGATTATAATTCTGATCCTTCCGCTGTGGCTTTTGATGCGATTAGGCACGCTGAAGCTAAGAATCTTGACGTCGTCGTGATTGATACAGCGGGTAGACTTCATAGTAATGATAATTTGATGAATGAGTTGAAGAAGCTTGTTCGTGTTAATAAGCCTGATCTTAAGTTGTTTGTTGGGGAAAGTATTACTGGTAATGATTGTGTTGAGCAAGCTCGTAAGTATGATGAAATTATTGGTATTGATGCTATTGTTCTTAGTAAAGCTGATATTGATGAGAAAGGTGGCGCGGCTCTTAGTATTAGTTATGTGACTAAGAAGCCTGTTTTGTTTATTGGTACTGGTCAGAATTATGAGGATTTGGAGATTTATGATGAACAAAAAATTCTTAGTAATCTCGGAATTTAG
- a CDS encoding response regulator transcription factor encodes MKKILYVEDNQDTAEAVKIILTKAGFDVTTKPTGQEGLTEAKKHNFDCILLDIMLPDMSGWDIFEHLKKSKIKAKYAFLSAIPVSVERKNDLMKSGVSEYITKPFTKTDLINRVNKMLA; translated from the coding sequence ATGAAAAAAATATTGTACGTAGAAGACAACCAAGACACTGCTGAAGCAGTAAAAATAATCCTGACAAAAGCAGGATTCGACGTGACGACGAAACCCACAGGACAAGAAGGACTAACAGAAGCCAAAAAACACAATTTTGACTGCATATTACTAGATATAATGTTACCAGACATGTCAGGATGGGACATCTTTGAACACTTAAAAAAATCAAAAATAAAAGCAAAATATGCATTCTTAAGCGCTATACCCGTATCCGTAGAACGAAAAAATGATTTAATGAAATCAGGCGTTTCAGAATACATAACTAAACCGTTCACAAAAACAGACTTGATAAACAGAGTCAATAAGATGCTAGCATGA
- a CDS encoding DUF1385 domain-containing protein produces the protein MKVRIGGQAVVEGVMMRSDNFISTAVRTEKGEVKKRTRRFNSLTEKHRFLGLPFVRGVFMLFELMGIGLKEISWSAEQAGEDEPLTKKEMFFTFALSLLLVLSIFKLLPWFLANFFTGSSSLVGVNVVDGILKLLIFIIYLFLISLLPDVKRLYEYHGAEHKVVACYESGLKLTPSNANKFSRLHPRCGTTFVFVVFLIGILVYLLIPLNTGFWGNYFIRIMLLPLIAGISYELLRLEGKYYCKSRIVRILMWPGIQFQRLTTRNPSLKQLSVAITSLNECIKSENSLKSKKSLKKKS, from the coding sequence ATGAAGGTCAGAATTGGTGGTCAAGCAGTTGTTGAAGGAGTAATGATGCGTTCTGATAACTTTATCAGTACGGCGGTTAGAACTGAGAAAGGCGAGGTTAAAAAAAGGACTAGGCGGTTCAATTCTTTGACTGAGAAACATAGATTTCTTGGTTTGCCTTTTGTTCGTGGCGTATTTATGCTCTTCGAATTGATGGGTATTGGTTTAAAAGAGATTTCTTGGTCTGCTGAGCAAGCAGGTGAGGATGAGCCTCTTACTAAGAAGGAAATGTTTTTTACTTTTGCTTTGTCTTTATTATTGGTTTTATCTATTTTTAAGTTGCTTCCTTGGTTCTTGGCTAATTTCTTTACTGGTTCTTCTTCTCTTGTCGGGGTTAATGTTGTTGATGGTATTTTAAAATTGCTTATTTTCATTATTTATTTGTTTTTGATTTCTTTACTTCCTGATGTTAAGCGTTTATATGAGTATCATGGCGCGGAGCATAAGGTTGTTGCTTGTTATGAGTCTGGTTTGAAGCTTACGCCTAGTAACGCGAATAAGTTTTCTAGGCTTCATCCTAGGTGTGGTACTACTTTTGTTTTCGTTGTTTTTTTGATTGGTATTCTTGTTTATTTGTTGATTCCTCTTAATACTGGTTTTTGGGGTAATTATTTTATTAGGATTATGTTGTTGCCTTTGATTGCGGGTATTTCTTATGAGTTGTTAAGGCTTGAGGGTAAGTATTATTGTAAGAGTAGAATTGTTAGGATTTTGATGTGGCCGGGTATTCAGTTTCAACGTTTAACTACTAGGAATCCTTCTTTGAAGCAGTTGAGCGTTGCGATTACTTCTCTTAATGAATGTATTAAGTCTGAGAATTCTTTGAAGAGCAAGAAGTCTTTGAAGAAAAAATCTTAA
- a CDS encoding methyltransferase domain-containing protein: MTKKTIYKLPYSFEDDKGRKRNLDSFEKHVVNTDKDFNFGAGILTKEDLTKEGFIKVNKHDVYLIQSDFNDEYSKMTRGAQTITKKDIGPIITKTGINKESIIIDAGAGSGGLCCFLGKIAKEVHTFDVSQKNLDIVNKNIKKLNLNNVEAELKDIYEPEHFSQEKYDVFTLDVPEPWKAWETAIKVLKIGGYLVVYSPNVMQIREVTINKPKNFFLEEINEIIERDWSISEKVSRPVTKDFSHTAFLAFFRKLGN; encoded by the coding sequence ATGACTAAGAAAACAATATACAAATTACCATACTCCTTTGAAGACGATAAAGGCAGAAAAAGAAATCTTGATTCTTTTGAAAAACACGTCGTAAATACTGATAAAGACTTCAATTTCGGAGCAGGAATACTAACAAAAGAAGATTTGACAAAAGAAGGCTTTATCAAAGTGAATAAACACGATGTTTACTTAATACAATCAGATTTTAATGATGAATATTCAAAGATGACTAGGGGCGCGCAAACAATAACAAAGAAAGACATAGGCCCAATAATTACGAAGACAGGCATAAACAAGGAATCAATAATAATCGATGCAGGTGCTGGAAGCGGAGGATTATGTTGTTTCTTAGGAAAAATAGCAAAAGAAGTGCATACATTCGATGTTTCCCAAAAAAACTTAGACATTGTTAATAAAAACATAAAAAAATTAAATCTTAACAACGTAGAAGCAGAACTTAAAGACATATACGAACCAGAACATTTTTCTCAAGAAAAATACGATGTTTTCACGTTAGACGTACCAGAACCTTGGAAAGCTTGGGAAACCGCTATTAAAGTTCTTAAAATAGGCGGATACTTAGTTGTTTATTCTCCTAACGTTATGCAAATAAGAGAAGTAACAATTAACAAACCAAAAAACTTTTTCTTAGAAGAAATCAACGAAATAATAGAACGAGATTGGAGCATCTCAGAAAAGGTTTCAAGGCCTGTA
- the rtcA gene encoding RNA 3'-phosphate cyclase, translated as MIEIDGSHAEGGGSILRMSLALSIHTKQPFRITNIRRQRKKPGLNSQGLTSVILAKEICNAKVVGLKRGAYELEFYPGEISSKNVNVDIGSAGSIFLVIQSIFLPCILSGKKFSFNIKGGTDVAWSPGYDYFKEVFLPFFENQGRFECKLLKRGYYPKGRGEITLKIEGFKNLKLDPLILDKPGRLITIKGASNASKDLEELNFADEEANNVISQLTDFKVPINITRTYAEAESTGSGLLLYGIFEQEEGKIFRTGTYRVSPKMKETMSEEVVSEFKKLIEQDIPIDEFFADQVIPFLAITKGRIKTIPIDKHLSRHLESNIYVAEKFLNKKITTTKEGYITCN; from the coding sequence ATGATAGAAATAGACGGATCACACGCAGAAGGAGGAGGAAGCATACTCCGAATGAGCCTCGCACTAAGCATACACACAAAACAACCCTTCAGAATCACTAATATAAGACGACAAAGAAAGAAACCAGGACTAAACAGTCAAGGACTAACCTCAGTTATTCTAGCAAAAGAAATATGCAACGCGAAAGTCGTAGGTCTAAAAAGAGGCGCGTACGAATTAGAATTTTACCCAGGAGAAATAAGTTCAAAAAACGTGAACGTAGACATAGGAAGCGCAGGCTCAATATTCTTAGTTATACAATCAATATTCTTACCATGCATATTATCAGGAAAAAAATTTTCTTTTAACATAAAAGGAGGAACCGACGTAGCATGGAGCCCAGGATATGATTACTTCAAAGAAGTATTCTTGCCATTCTTCGAGAATCAAGGAAGATTCGAATGCAAATTACTAAAAAGAGGGTATTACCCAAAAGGAAGAGGGGAAATAACACTGAAAATAGAAGGATTCAAAAACCTCAAATTAGACCCCTTAATACTTGATAAGCCAGGAAGATTAATAACAATAAAAGGAGCGAGCAACGCATCAAAAGACTTAGAAGAACTAAACTTCGCAGACGAAGAAGCAAACAACGTAATATCACAACTAACAGATTTTAAAGTTCCAATAAACATAACGAGAACATACGCAGAAGCAGAAAGTACGGGTTCAGGCCTTTTATTATATGGAATATTTGAACAAGAAGAAGGAAAAATATTCAGAACAGGAACATACAGAGTATCTCCTAAAATGAAAGAAACAATGAGTGAAGAAGTAGTAAGCGAATTCAAAAAACTGATTGAACAAGACATACCAATAGACGAGTTCTTCGCTGATCAAGTAATACCTTTCTTAGCAATAACAAAAGGAAGAATAAAAACGATACCTATAGACAAACATTTATCAAGACACTTAGAATCAAACATATACGTAGCAGAAAAATTTCTAAATAAAAAAATAACAACAACAAAAGAAGGATACATAACTTGCAACTAA
- the pfdA gene encoding prefoldin subunit alpha produces MNQQEYQQLVEEINYYQDLLNQVEASLNNLKKTREDLEEFKKEQSKQVLAPIATGVYVEAELKNKDLFVNVGSGIVSKKSVDEAIDIINRQEQEILVDQDKVIKKIEECYGFLQKKGD; encoded by the coding sequence ATGAATCAGCAAGAGTATCAACAATTAGTTGAGGAAATTAATTATTATCAGGATTTGCTTAATCAAGTAGAAGCCAGTCTTAACAATCTTAAAAAAACTAGGGAAGACTTAGAGGAATTTAAAAAAGAACAAAGCAAACAAGTTCTTGCACCTATTGCTACTGGTGTTTATGTTGAAGCTGAATTAAAGAATAAGGATTTGTTTGTTAATGTTGGTTCAGGTATTGTTTCTAAGAAATCCGTTGATGAGGCTATTGATATAATTAATAGGCAAGAGCAAGAAATTCTTGTTGATCAAGATAAAGTTATTAAGAAAATCGAAGAGTGTTATGGTTTTTTGCAAAAAAAGGGTGATTGA